Proteins from a single region of Terriglobus sp. TAA 43:
- a CDS encoding glycosyltransferase family 2 protein, with translation MRLPIEPAIAWHFAVIIPACNEEQLLPRCLRSVATAQAQLPSEVTSDVIVIADSSTDDTAKLARDLLTGNGLVLEIDLACVGAARSLAVTEALGRYTGPLSRCWIANTDADCEVSPTWLVDQLRITQRGFEAVAGIVDVRDFSEHLFFVEERFRKSYRIEPDGTHPHIHGANLGVRADVYQMAGGWSPLITAEDHDLWRRLADCGARRLSDASLQVITSGRRVGRAPMGFAGALAAHNEMVAA, from the coding sequence ATGAGACTGCCTATTGAACCTGCTATCGCATGGCATTTTGCCGTAATCATTCCGGCCTGTAACGAGGAGCAACTCCTTCCGCGTTGCCTTCGCTCTGTTGCCACAGCACAAGCCCAGCTGCCGTCGGAGGTGACTTCCGACGTTATCGTCATTGCGGATAGTTCCACCGATGACACGGCAAAGCTGGCGAGAGACCTCCTTACCGGCAATGGCCTGGTATTGGAGATCGATCTCGCGTGTGTAGGCGCTGCACGTTCGCTCGCTGTGACGGAGGCTCTTGGCCGGTACACTGGGCCCTTGAGCCGCTGCTGGATTGCGAATACGGACGCAGACTGTGAGGTCTCGCCAACATGGCTTGTCGACCAACTTCGCATCACGCAACGGGGATTTGAAGCCGTCGCAGGCATCGTTGATGTGCGTGACTTCTCCGAACATCTTTTCTTTGTTGAGGAACGATTTCGGAAATCTTATCGAATCGAACCCGACGGGACACACCCACATATTCACGGTGCGAATCTGGGTGTTCGAGCGGACGTTTATCAGATGGCTGGAGGATGGAGTCCTCTGATTACGGCTGAGGACCACGACCTTTGGCGTCGCTTGGCTGATTGCGGTGCACGACGCCTGAGCGATGCCAGTCTGCAGGTGATCACAAGCGGCCGTCGAGTGGGACGAGCGCCGATGGGATTTGCGGGCGCACTTGCCGCACACAATGAAATGGTAGCGGCATGA
- a CDS encoding DUF2252 family protein: MAQVASSIKPRDRSKVLNANRQAKMAQSAHAYVRGNTLQFYEWLKKDSAKSIPEGPPVWICGDCHVGNIGPLSDSDGKIEIQIRDLDQTVVGNPAHDLVRLALSLATAARGSDLPGVTVVKMMEQMVEGYERALVAPNTTIKANSDDLAPIRNVLEQSRRRRWHHLAEERIEDVKPQIPLGKRFWMLEEQERVAMDELFRDETVVAKILAFKGRRPGSKVSVVDAAYWMKGCSSLGRLRFAVLLSIGKKADRTHCLIDLKEATCAAAPKVEMTIRNDAERVVTGASNLSPNLGQRMLAVPLLGKNLVMRELMPQDLKFDLDRLTQQEALAAARYLAGIVGKAHGRQMNRETRQSWLAKLKKQHSKSLDAPNWLWSSVVSLIADHEAAYLEHCRRYASSS, translated from the coding sequence ATGGCTCAAGTCGCGTCTTCCATCAAGCCCCGAGATCGGTCGAAGGTTCTTAACGCAAATCGTCAGGCGAAGATGGCTCAGTCTGCCCACGCCTATGTTCGCGGAAACACGCTCCAGTTTTACGAATGGTTGAAAAAGGATTCGGCCAAGAGCATTCCGGAGGGCCCGCCGGTCTGGATCTGCGGGGATTGCCACGTGGGGAATATTGGACCGCTGTCCGATTCGGACGGCAAAATTGAAATCCAGATTCGCGATCTGGACCAGACGGTTGTCGGAAACCCTGCTCATGACTTAGTGCGGTTAGCGCTCTCGCTGGCAACGGCAGCACGCGGGTCCGATCTGCCGGGCGTCACTGTCGTCAAAATGATGGAACAGATGGTCGAAGGTTACGAACGGGCTCTCGTCGCTCCGAACACAACCATCAAAGCCAACAGTGACGATCTTGCTCCCATCCGAAACGTACTGGAACAATCACGCCGCCGTCGCTGGCATCATCTTGCTGAAGAAAGGATCGAGGATGTTAAGCCCCAGATCCCCCTCGGAAAGCGATTCTGGATGTTGGAAGAGCAGGAGCGCGTCGCGATGGATGAACTGTTTCGTGATGAAACGGTTGTAGCGAAAATTCTGGCATTCAAAGGCCGCAGGCCGGGATCAAAAGTATCCGTAGTGGACGCTGCCTATTGGATGAAGGGATGCAGTTCGCTCGGTCGACTCCGCTTCGCTGTTCTTCTCAGCATTGGCAAGAAAGCCGACCGAACCCACTGCCTGATTGACCTCAAGGAAGCTACTTGTGCTGCTGCACCGAAGGTCGAAATGACCATCCGCAACGACGCGGAGAGAGTGGTGACGGGAGCGTCGAATCTCTCTCCGAACCTAGGCCAACGAATGTTAGCAGTCCCGCTTCTCGGGAAAAATCTTGTTATGCGCGAGCTAATGCCGCAAGACCTCAAATTCGATCTGGATCGCCTGACCCAGCAAGAAGCTTTGGCGGCGGCTCGCTATCTCGCAGGAATCGTGGGCAAAGCTCATGGTCGGCAGATGAACCGCGAGACGCGCCAATCTTGGCTCGCCAAGTTGAAGAAACAACACTCGAAAAGCCTGGATGCCCCGAACTGGTTGTGGTCAAGTGTAGTTTCGCTAATTGCAGACCATGAAGCGGCTTATCTGGAACATTGCAGGCGATACGCGAGTTCCTCCTGA
- a CDS encoding PleD family two-component system response regulator: MKAYKVLVIDDNRARCQGLAELLTLQGFEAYAEFGGTEGIARARSLRPDAVLLDLHMPDMDGVEVMTMLRDDPSMQSVAIILLTAEGSPVSTHGSDAFLTFPFETTTLTSVLLGCITRRKQTK; encoded by the coding sequence ATGAAGGCCTACAAGGTCCTTGTTATCGACGACAACCGTGCCCGGTGCCAGGGACTGGCGGAGTTACTCACGCTTCAGGGTTTTGAAGCTTATGCCGAATTCGGCGGAACAGAAGGTATCGCTCGCGCACGATCTCTCCGCCCTGACGCAGTGTTGCTGGATCTGCATATGCCGGACATGGACGGAGTCGAAGTCATGACCATGCTTCGCGACGATCCATCCATGCAGAGCGTCGCGATCATACTTCTGACGGCGGAAGGCTCACCCGTTTCCACTCACGGCTCCGACGCTTTCCTTACCTTCCCGTTTGAGACAACAACGCTCACGTCAGTGTTGTTGGGCTGCATCACGCGGCGAAAACAAACCAAATGA
- a CDS encoding trans-aconitate 2-methyltransferase, with translation MSTPSTSSADFFETKYRQAPDFDPWRFATSDYELGRYRVVMQALKERTYKHAYEPGCSIGVLTQQLASVCDKVYACDFSATAVDVARERCRDLPGVTVRCASLTGSQPWSKFDLIVLCEIGYYFTADAWQKLVENMVHAMRPGTVLLACHWLGESEDHLQRGQEVHEAITHPLLVGTLSSCYEGFRLDRWIRTT, from the coding sequence ATGAGTACACCCTCGACATCAAGCGCAGATTTCTTTGAAACCAAGTATCGGCAAGCCCCCGATTTTGACCCTTGGAGGTTTGCGACTTCGGACTATGAACTCGGCCGCTACCGAGTCGTTATGCAGGCACTCAAGGAACGTACTTATAAACATGCATATGAGCCAGGCTGTTCCATTGGTGTACTCACCCAGCAGCTTGCTTCCGTCTGCGACAAGGTCTATGCGTGCGATTTTTCAGCCACTGCTGTGGATGTGGCGCGAGAACGTTGCCGTGATCTTCCGGGCGTAACGGTGCGTTGTGCATCACTCACTGGAAGTCAACCCTGGTCGAAGTTCGATCTCATCGTGTTGTGCGAGATCGGCTACTACTTCACCGCCGACGCTTGGCAGAAATTGGTGGAGAACATGGTTCACGCTATGAGGCCGGGAACAGTGCTGCTTGCTTGTCACTGGCTTGGGGAATCTGAAGATCATCTACAGCGCGGGCAAGAGGTGCATGAAGCGATAACGCATCCTCTGCTCGTGGGCACGCTGAGTAGCTGCTATGAAGGATTTCGTTTGGACCGATGGATACGAACAACATGA